ACTTGGAAAAATATAGACTAGGAAAGTCAGCATAGGATCAACTATTGATTACTTTTCTTAATTAATTAAATATTATCATGAGTCAAACAATTGAAGTAAACTTAATAGATGTTCTTAATCGTTTAGAAATAAAAATTGATGTTGAAAAATTCAACACCTAAAATGAATAAATCAATAAAAGAATACATGGTTTAGATACTCGTCTTAATACTTGGCGTTGGATGCAAAGTTTCTACATTGATAATGAAATACTCGATTAATTTTGCTTACTTATTTATTAATGTTGTTAAAATAGAAAAAACTCTCACAAATGATTGTCAACTATGGCACATATTGATAAGTATTATAAAATTTTGGGGGTGGATATTAATGCTGACCTAGATCAAGTTAAAAAGGCTTATCGTCAGTTAGCGAAAAAATATCACCCTGATTATGCAGAGCAAAGTCCTCAGCAACAAAGGGAAGCTGAAGCGAAATTTCAAGAGATTACTAATGCTTATGATCACATTAAAGCTAATTTAGAAAATAACGGTTCTATAGAAACAGAAATTTTTATTGATTCGACGAAGGAAAGTAAGGCTGATTTATTTTATCGGTTAGGGGCGCTGGAAGCGGAAGATGAACATTGGCAGGAAGCGATTTTTTATTTTACGAAAGCTATTAAAATTAATCCTGATTTTCTAAATGCTTATTATTATCGCGCCGCAGTTTTGGAAAAACAAGGTTTTGAGATACGCGCTAGGGCAGATTTAGCTACTGCTGAAAATATTAAATACAGAAAGGAGAATATTTCTTTTGTTGATGAAAACATCGAAACGGTGAAAGAAAATAATTATTCTGTAAAGGAAAACATCGAAACGGTGAAAGAAAATAATTATTCTGTAAAGGAAAACATCGAAACGGTGAAAGAAAATAATTATTCTGTAAAGGAAAACATCGAAACGGTGAAAGAAAATAATTATTCTGTACAGGAAAATATCGAAACGATGGAAGAAAATAATTATTCTGTACAGGAAAATATCGAAATAGTGGAAGAAAATAACTCTTTTATGGGTAACTATGAAGATAATATGGTAGTGCGTAAAGGGAGAAAATACCAGCGCCCTTCACCGTTACCCCGTCAGTATCGTGTCAATAACTATAATAATCCAATCTCCAAGAAAAATACTTCTCTCTACCAATGGCAAATATTAATTCCTGTGATGTTAATTCTTTCTTTTGCCTTTGCCGTAGCTAGATTAGGTAATGATTCTCAAAATAATAACCGTAACTCCTCTCAAATTGATAATTTGGCTTTAAACTTTTTTATAAACTAAAAATGCGAACAACTTACCCAAAAGTAAGCTATTCGCATCTGGCTAGTTGGTTAGTTGTTAGTTAGCTGCTTCCCCTTGATTAGCGGTTTGAATATTACTGGCAGGGTTGCTACAAGCGACAACAAGGCTAAGGGTGATAAAAAAAGATATTATATAGGATAAATGCGAAGGCAGTTTCATATTTTTAAATGGTAATGTTAGAGTTTTTGGTTAAAATTCTTGAAAAATAAGAAATTTGACTTATTTTTTGTAACTGTTGCGACAAGTATGGAGATGTTAGGATTGATTGGTTTGTAAAGTTAAACCCTGTTTTATCTACCTAGAGAAATGGAAGATATTGATAACAATTATTGAGCTATTGTCACTGATTTCTGAACTTGAGAATGTAGCCAATCAAACCAAATGTCTAATCCCTGCGCTCTATTGTGATCAGCGCCCTCCTGATTAGCATGAAGTAAGTTGATTTCTAAGGCAACGTCAAAGGTTTGGTGCATAATATGCTAACTCCAAGGCTCATCCACCACTTGGGCTTCTTCATGGATATAGTCTGGTTTAGTCTTACGAGGTAATTGTCCTGATACGACGAGGTGCGCCATGGTATCACAAATGTACACCGACAATGGCCACATCGTATTCCCCGACCTTTTTCACGTCTTCGAGGTAGGGCGCTTTGAGAAATGTATTAATTCCTGCGTAGTGGGGCAATTCACCTCTGGAAAA
The window above is part of the Cyanobacterium sp. T60_A2020_053 genome. Proteins encoded here:
- a CDS encoding DnaJ domain-containing protein, whose translation is MAHIDKYYKILGVDINADLDQVKKAYRQLAKKYHPDYAEQSPQQQREAEAKFQEITNAYDHIKANLENNGSIETEIFIDSTKESKADLFYRLGALEAEDEHWQEAIFYFTKAIKINPDFLNAYYYRAAVLEKQGFEIRARADLATAENIKYRKENISFVDENIETVKENNYSVKENIETVKENNYSVKENIETVKENNYSVKENIETVKENNYSVQENIETMEENNYSVQENIEIVEENNSFMGNYEDNMVVRKGRKYQRPSPLPRQYRVNNYNNPISKKNTSLYQWQILIPVMLILSFAFAVARLGNDSQNNNRNSSQIDNLALNFFIN